In a single window of the Pontibacter russatus genome:
- a CDS encoding Pycsar system effector family protein — protein MEEPTLIKQASEFVFKLFKDKLSKKLVYHNYRHTLEVVSVAQELGRHSGISADELQDLVLAAWFHDTGYINAYEGHEEESVRIASEWLAGRNYPKERIGLIESCIRATRHNVEPQTLLQELLVDADLANIGKPTFSATAELLRVEWEIFLDRFFSDREWAQFQMDFLLSTSFHTPQAQHLFAGQLGLNIQEQRERLSEEDKKKKKEDKKQRETLAQPKRGIETMFRNTYRTHLDLSAMADNKANMMISLNAIILSIVITYLSAQSAVIGTDFAQHRTTIIPIGMLLLTTLGSLVFAIISAQPEITSFNINKKKKKKINTRSVSLLFFGNFTKLPLEDFQEGMNEIMREKSLPYNNMVTDIYYLGEVLARKYRILRISYSIFMLGLVLTVIGFAIAFATY, from the coding sequence ATGGAAGAACCTACATTGATAAAGCAAGCCAGCGAGTTTGTTTTTAAATTATTTAAAGACAAACTCTCCAAGAAACTGGTGTACCACAACTACCGGCACACGCTGGAGGTGGTATCGGTGGCGCAGGAGCTTGGCCGCCACAGCGGCATAAGCGCCGACGAACTGCAGGACCTTGTGCTGGCAGCCTGGTTTCATGACACAGGCTATATAAACGCCTATGAAGGCCACGAGGAGGAGAGCGTGCGCATCGCGAGCGAGTGGCTGGCAGGGCGCAATTACCCCAAGGAGCGCATAGGATTGATAGAAAGCTGCATCAGAGCCACCAGGCACAATGTGGAGCCCCAGACACTGCTGCAGGAACTGCTGGTGGACGCCGACCTGGCAAACATCGGCAAGCCTACCTTCTCGGCCACCGCCGAACTGCTGCGCGTGGAGTGGGAGATTTTCCTGGACAGGTTTTTCTCTGACAGGGAGTGGGCGCAGTTTCAGATGGACTTCCTGCTGTCCACCAGTTTCCACACGCCCCAGGCGCAACACCTGTTTGCCGGCCAGCTGGGCCTGAACATACAGGAGCAGCGGGAGCGCCTGAGCGAGGAGGATAAAAAGAAGAAGAAGGAGGACAAGAAGCAGCGCGAGACCCTGGCGCAGCCGAAGCGGGGCATCGAGACGATGTTCCGGAACACGTACCGCACCCACCTCGACCTCAGCGCCATGGCCGACAACAAGGCCAACATGATGATAAGCCTCAACGCCATCATCCTGTCCATCGTCATCACCTACCTCAGTGCACAGTCTGCTGTTATCGGGACGGATTTTGCCCAGCACCGCACCACCATCATCCCGATTGGCATGCTGCTGCTCACCACGCTGGGGTCGCTGGTGTTTGCCATCATCTCGGCGCAACCCGAAATCACCAGCTTCAACATCAACAAAAAGAAGAAGAAAAAGATCAACACGCGCAGTGTCAGCCTGCTCTTTTTCGGCAACTTCACCAAACTGCCGCTGGAGGATTTCCAGGAAGGCATGAACGAAATCATGCGCGAGAAAAGCCTGCCCTACAACAACATGGTCACCGATATCTACTACCTCGGCGAAGTGCTGGCCCGGAAGTACAGAATCCTGCGCATCTCTTACTCCATCTTTATGCTGGGCCTGGTGCTGACGGTTATCGGTTTTGCCATTGCCTTTGCCACCTACTAA
- a CDS encoding BamA/TamA family outer membrane protein, whose amino-acid sequence MTQHLLKWRRRHLYPLCQVLLCLTLTACGVSNQPFYSREASNWRQDVPDPQNKVIYTVFLIGDVGAPDLENGEPSLLLMRKQMEEAGLQSATIFLGDNVYYNGLPEQDAYDREVSEARLNAQLDIMKGYPGEKYMIPGNHDWNHSGRGGIEAILREQRYVNEYLTEENIVTGGDFFVPGDGCPGPYEVKISDDIVLIAIDSEWWLHPFDRPYGDDSPCEAGTEVDFLVQLEDIIEKNSGSDILIVGHHPLMSRGAHGGFFSLKDHFFPLTMLRDWIYLPLPVIGSIYPFARKYGGILEDIPHPRYQAYIEGLLNIFDKYDNIVYAAGHEHALEYYKYKNLSHIVSGSGCKVQYVNPGGGESYVQKVKGFAKVMYYENGEAWVEFWEPSEDGTTGNITYRTPLYAKKPRREVPLVADTTNYADSTITLAASTEYLASGLRESLLGEHYREVWATPVEVPLLDMKNTFGGLTPYQKGGGKQTASLKVRNPDAREYSLRTINKDPAKALPEYLQQTAARTLLQDQISAQHPFGALAIPKLADAAGVYHTNPQLVYIPNTPYLRQYIDEFGNTLAFLEEDADENHEETASLGHAENLIGTEKLLDELEDDNDNEVDQQEYVRARLLDMLIGDWDRHEGQWRWVEEEKKNDKGKLYTPVPEDRDMAFFKADGFLPWLATRKWGVRNVQNFGHEFTDVIGLNLSALTLDRTFTSRATRQDWINIAQDIKENVTDEVIEEAIAQWPDSVRELTGPEVAAKLKSRRDQLPQVAEEYYSFLAQYVDISGSDKHERFVVDRLDDERVEVTGYKISKEGEVLEDLYHRTFFTDETKEIRIYGRDGEDEFKVTGDVDESILVRIIGGGNEDEIVDSSRVSGPKKYTVIYDTNPGSVLALGPESKDRTTPDEEVTRYDRDNFQLPYIGPRLSAEYNVDDGLFLGAGVLLRTQKFRKSPYAAEHLLEANYAFLTKSFNVRYTGDVRQVMGDWSLAMNAALQGPQYQRNFYGLGNLTQQTSDSDDSYYRVRFSRLFLDASLYKDLTSFLKVGIGPTYDRFQVETPDRPNYLLDQARAGQLEPGTYDMEEGQFGVQHYAGATAYANLDVIGAGSSTDANPRIGIRMHNRISHNRQLGGERLSYTNLSSEFSFYISPNFPLQLTWAGRVGAAHNFGDFRFYQANTLGGTSNLRGYRRTRFGGRSSLFANAEARIQLFDFNLYLTPGKIGVLGLIDAGRVYHDSDPKQAFFGSLHTGYGAGVWVDLLNRTVFSLTHAIGEDDELTMLNFGFFF is encoded by the coding sequence ATGACCCAACACTTACTAAAATGGCGCCGGCGGCACCTTTACCCCCTCTGCCAGGTCCTTTTATGCCTTACTCTCACAGCCTGCGGCGTCTCCAACCAGCCTTTCTACAGCCGCGAAGCCTCCAACTGGCGGCAGGACGTGCCCGATCCCCAGAACAAAGTCATATATACGGTCTTCCTGATCGGCGACGTGGGCGCGCCCGACCTTGAGAACGGGGAGCCCTCGCTGCTGCTGATGCGGAAGCAGATGGAGGAGGCTGGTTTGCAAAGCGCCACCATTTTCCTGGGCGACAACGTGTATTACAACGGCCTGCCCGAGCAAGACGCCTACGACCGGGAGGTTTCGGAGGCGCGCCTGAATGCCCAGCTCGACATCATGAAAGGCTACCCCGGCGAGAAATACATGATACCGGGCAACCACGACTGGAACCACAGCGGACGCGGCGGCATCGAGGCCATCCTGCGCGAGCAGCGCTACGTAAACGAGTACCTGACAGAAGAGAACATTGTGACGGGCGGTGATTTCTTCGTGCCCGGCGACGGCTGCCCCGGCCCCTACGAGGTGAAGATAAGCGACGACATCGTGCTCATTGCCATCGACTCAGAGTGGTGGCTGCACCCCTTCGACCGGCCCTACGGCGACGACTCCCCCTGTGAGGCGGGCACCGAGGTGGATTTCCTGGTGCAACTGGAGGACATCATCGAGAAGAACAGCGGCAGCGACATATTGATAGTGGGGCACCACCCCCTGATGAGCCGGGGGGCGCACGGCGGCTTCTTCTCGCTCAAAGACCACTTCTTCCCACTCACCATGCTGCGCGACTGGATATACCTGCCGCTGCCGGTCATCGGCTCCATCTATCCCTTTGCCCGGAAGTACGGCGGCATTCTAGAGGATATTCCCCACCCCCGCTACCAGGCCTATATAGAGGGGCTGCTCAACATTTTCGACAAGTACGACAACATTGTATATGCGGCGGGCCACGAGCACGCGCTGGAGTATTACAAATACAAGAATCTGTCGCACATCGTGAGCGGGTCGGGCTGTAAGGTGCAGTATGTGAACCCGGGCGGCGGTGAGAGCTATGTGCAGAAGGTGAAAGGCTTTGCCAAGGTGATGTACTACGAAAACGGCGAGGCTTGGGTAGAGTTCTGGGAGCCCTCAGAAGACGGCACGACCGGCAACATCACCTACCGCACGCCGCTGTATGCCAAGAAGCCCCGCAGGGAGGTGCCCCTGGTGGCCGACACCACCAACTACGCCGACAGCACCATCACCCTGGCCGCCAGCACCGAGTACCTGGCTTCGGGCCTGCGCGAGAGCCTGCTGGGCGAGCACTACCGCGAGGTGTGGGCCACACCGGTGGAGGTGCCGCTCCTGGACATGAAAAACACGTTTGGCGGCCTGACGCCCTACCAGAAAGGCGGCGGCAAGCAGACCGCCTCGCTGAAAGTGCGCAACCCAGACGCCAGAGAGTACTCGCTGCGCACCATCAACAAAGACCCGGCTAAGGCCCTGCCGGAATACCTGCAGCAAACCGCGGCGCGCACCCTGCTGCAGGACCAGATATCGGCGCAGCACCCCTTCGGCGCACTGGCCATCCCGAAACTGGCCGACGCCGCCGGCGTGTACCACACCAACCCGCAACTGGTCTATATCCCCAACACGCCTTACCTGCGCCAGTATATCGATGAGTTCGGCAACACCCTCGCCTTTCTGGAAGAGGACGCCGACGAGAACCACGAGGAAACAGCCAGCCTGGGGCACGCCGAGAACCTGATCGGCACCGAGAAACTACTGGATGAGTTGGAGGACGACAACGACAACGAGGTGGACCAGCAGGAGTACGTGCGCGCCCGCCTCTTGGACATGCTCATCGGCGACTGGGACCGCCACGAGGGCCAGTGGCGCTGGGTGGAGGAAGAGAAGAAAAACGACAAGGGCAAGCTATATACCCCGGTGCCCGAAGACCGCGACATGGCCTTTTTCAAGGCAGACGGCTTCCTGCCCTGGCTGGCCACCCGCAAGTGGGGCGTGCGCAACGTCCAGAACTTCGGGCATGAGTTTACCGACGTCATCGGACTGAACCTGAGCGCCCTCACCCTCGACCGCACCTTTACCTCCCGGGCCACCCGCCAGGACTGGATAAATATAGCGCAGGACATCAAGGAGAACGTGACGGACGAGGTGATTGAGGAGGCCATCGCCCAGTGGCCCGACAGTGTGCGTGAGCTAACCGGCCCGGAGGTGGCCGCCAAGCTGAAGTCCAGGCGAGACCAGTTGCCGCAGGTGGCCGAGGAGTATTACAGCTTCCTGGCGCAGTACGTGGATATATCGGGCAGCGACAAGCACGAGCGCTTTGTGGTGGACCGCCTCGACGATGAGCGGGTGGAAGTGACGGGCTACAAAATATCGAAGGAGGGGGAAGTGCTGGAGGACTTGTATCATCGCACCTTCTTCACCGACGAGACAAAGGAGATCCGGATATATGGCCGCGACGGCGAAGACGAGTTCAAGGTCACCGGCGACGTGGACGAGAGCATCCTGGTGCGCATCATCGGCGGCGGCAACGAGGACGAGATCGTGGACAGCTCGCGCGTGAGCGGCCCGAAAAAGTACACGGTTATATATGACACCAACCCCGGCAGCGTGCTGGCGCTGGGCCCCGAGAGCAAGGACAGAACCACCCCCGACGAGGAAGTGACCCGCTACGACCGCGACAACTTCCAGTTGCCATATATAGGGCCCCGGCTGTCGGCGGAGTACAACGTGGACGACGGGCTTTTTCTGGGGGCGGGCGTGCTGCTGCGCACGCAGAAGTTCCGGAAGTCGCCTTACGCCGCCGAGCACCTGCTGGAGGCCAACTACGCCTTCCTGACGAAGTCCTTTAACGTGCGCTACACCGGCGACGTGCGCCAGGTGATGGGCGACTGGAGCCTGGCCATGAACGCCGCGCTGCAGGGGCCACAGTATCAGCGCAATTTCTACGGCCTCGGCAACCTGACACAGCAGACCTCCGACTCCGACGACAGCTATTACCGGGTGCGGTTCAGCCGCCTTTTCCTGGACGCCTCGCTTTACAAGGACCTTACCTCCTTCCTGAAAGTGGGCATCGGGCCAACCTACGATCGGTTTCAGGTGGAGACGCCGGACAGGCCAAACTATCTACTGGACCAGGCGCGCGCCGGCCAGCTGGAGCCGGGCACCTATGACATGGAGGAAGGGCAATTCGGGGTGCAGCACTATGCCGGCGCGACAGCCTACGCCAACCTCGACGTGATTGGGGCGGGCAGCAGCACCGACGCCAACCCGCGCATCGGCATCCGCATGCATAACCGCATCAGCCACAACCGGCAGTTGGGGGGCGAGCGCCTCAGCTACACGAACCTCAGCTCCGAATTCAGTTTCTACATCAGCCCCAACTTCCCGCTGCAGCTCACGTGGGCGGGCCGGGTGGGCGCGGCCCACAACTTCGGAGACTTCCGCTTTTACCAGGCCAACACCCTGGGGGGCACCTCCAACCTGCGCGGCTACCGCCGCACGCGCTTCGGCGGCCGCAGCAGCCTGTTTGCCAACGCCGAGGCGCGCATCCAGCTGTTCGACTTTAACCTCTACCTGACGCCCGGCAAAATCGGGGTGCTGGGCCTGATCGACGCCGGGCGGGTGTACCACGACAGCGATCCGAAGCAGGCCTTCTTCGGGAGCCTGCACACCGGGTACGGTGCCGGGGTGTGGGTCGATTTGCTGAACCGCACCGTCTTTTCGCTTACCCATGCCATCGGCGAAGACGACGAGTTGACCATGCTGAATTTCGGTTTCTTTTTTTAA